One part of the Hyalangium gracile genome encodes these proteins:
- a CDS encoding serine/threonine protein kinase, with protein sequence MTTEAFHPDHLKPGDKVGPWHIVASLGSGSFGHAFKAELAGEFFTLKMAVRPAPELSEDTREKNLEESQVDGRMRHEGAVLLANSSADGLPHVRAIGRWPHPKKGYLFIVTDFVPGEPFHDWRERTRPTAAQLADIFIAVVRVVAGLHRRGILIRDFKSAHVLVPEDQKPVLVDMGSARLPGGSTLTVGLAPGTPHTFPPESIAFLREGSWKKGARFTATPAGDLYQVGVFMYEALTDCWPFDARMPADELLTAIQTVVPRAPHRLNPAVPESLSRIAMRLLEKRPEDRYASAEVLLQALWEANKRRSTQQWKASLALPSGGPAPRTQDEEEERRLHQQQAEHRGQEARQQQQERSAVQTLEQFSAAIQQMEAEVRTLEEKAALRRKRWRRIGLGVGLVLLSLGLLTAGWEWLAPASSEKGSSLVSTLRNSWPVRTVAAWLCTTFSVGCAAPQLRPIPEDCPPETVQRMKELNLFKRDMIGSNVLPVVIDIHQPGGRGQRRVGVYHAGKIVSRVELPEGWKHDYPVPDGTLLYGQLWTEGLSIEGREAVYGRYTEMLLPDGRRFPVCYTLGTDGYSIKEPGSKPNEPLLHTENLAIPVERWP encoded by the coding sequence ATGACGACGGAGGCGTTTCACCCCGACCACCTCAAGCCGGGGGACAAGGTGGGCCCCTGGCACATCGTCGCCTCGCTGGGCAGCGGCAGCTTCGGGCATGCATTCAAGGCCGAGTTGGCGGGCGAGTTCTTCACCTTGAAGATGGCGGTGCGCCCAGCCCCCGAGCTCTCCGAGGACACGCGCGAGAAGAACCTGGAAGAGAGTCAGGTGGATGGGCGCATGCGCCACGAGGGCGCCGTCCTCCTGGCCAACAGCAGCGCCGACGGACTGCCTCATGTGCGGGCCATCGGCCGGTGGCCGCATCCCAAGAAGGGCTATCTCTTCATCGTCACCGACTTCGTGCCCGGCGAGCCGTTCCATGACTGGCGTGAGCGCACCCGCCCTACCGCCGCCCAGTTGGCGGACATCTTCATCGCCGTGGTGCGCGTGGTGGCGGGGCTGCACCGCCGCGGCATCCTCATCCGCGACTTCAAGAGCGCGCACGTCCTCGTCCCGGAGGACCAGAAACCGGTGCTGGTGGACATGGGCAGCGCGCGATTGCCGGGCGGCTCCACCCTCACCGTGGGACTGGCTCCCGGCACGCCCCACACCTTTCCGCCCGAGTCCATTGCCTTCCTGCGCGAGGGCTCCTGGAAGAAGGGCGCGCGCTTCACCGCCACGCCGGCCGGCGACCTCTACCAGGTGGGCGTCTTCATGTACGAGGCGCTCACCGACTGCTGGCCCTTCGACGCGCGGATGCCCGCGGACGAGCTGCTCACAGCCATTCAGACCGTCGTCCCGCGTGCGCCCCACCGCCTCAACCCAGCCGTGCCCGAGTCGCTCAGCCGCATCGCCATGCGGCTGCTCGAGAAGCGCCCGGAGGACCGCTACGCGAGCGCCGAGGTGCTGCTGCAGGCGCTGTGGGAGGCCAACAAGCGGCGCTCCACCCAGCAGTGGAAGGCGTCGCTGGCCCTGCCCTCCGGAGGCCCCGCTCCCAGGACCCAGGACGAGGAGGAGGAGCGCCGCCTTCACCAGCAGCAGGCCGAGCACCGGGGCCAGGAGGCTCGGCAGCAGCAGCAGGAGCGCTCCGCCGTGCAGACGCTGGAGCAGTTCTCCGCCGCCATCCAGCAGATGGAGGCGGAGGTTCGCACCCTGGAGGAGAAAGCCGCTCTCCGCAGGAAGCGATGGAGGAGAATCGGCCTGGGGGTGGGGCTGGTTCTGCTGAGCCTCGGCCTCCTCACCGCCGGCTGGGAGTGGTTGGCTCCCGCCTCATCCGAGAAAGGAAGTTCGCTCGTGTCCACCCTCCGCAACTCGTGGCCCGTCAGGACCGTGGCCGCCTGGCTGTGCACCACCTTCAGCGTCGGCTGCGCCGCGCCCCAACTGCGGCCCATTCCCGAGGACTGTCCCCCGGAAACCGTCCAGCGCATGAAAGAGCTGAACCTGTTCAAGAGGGACATGATCGGCAGCAATGTCCTCCCTGTCGTCATCGACATCCACCAGCCCGGCGGGAGGGGACAGCGGCGAGTGGGCGTCTACCACGCGGGAAAAATCGTCAGCCGGGTCGAGCTCCCCGAAGGATGGAAGCACGACTATCCCGTGCCCGACGGGACCCTGCTGTACGGGCAGCTCTGGACGGAAGGCCTCTCTATCGAGGGAAGAGAGGCCGTCTACGGCCGCTACACGGAGATGCTCCTGCCGGACGGGCGTCGCTTCCCGGTGTGCTACACCCTCGGCACGGATGGCTACTCCATCAAGGAACCCGGCTCGAAGCCCAACGAGCCTCTCTTGCATACGGAGAACCTTGCCATCCCTGTCGAGCGATGGCCGTAG
- a CDS encoding DUF2381 family protein: MTRPITWLLLVPLLAASTAAAQPQPARQRQDRRASLPSTPADSLPEVYVAAGNSTVVAFNGPLDKNSLMVDRTRFRWVDVGDNTLVLEPIADLSPGERLILQVGFKDKALPAKAVLAVLSKADVVDAKVEVDRRAHTPEALIAALTQKEAELEELKARSTELGPASLVFSGWLTEGVQKRDLHVGTPSPSSMGLIPKHGSVYRGTLSTLVVISLWNLPGQPPWTPGQARITGLPGAPVKVISVRMKPEQLAPGEHGSLVVEAVLPPLEKTSFAVEVLDASGQQRISLNLEAK; this comes from the coding sequence TTGACCCGACCCATCACGTGGTTGCTCCTCGTTCCCCTGCTGGCTGCGAGCACCGCCGCCGCCCAGCCTCAGCCCGCGCGGCAGCGCCAGGACCGCCGCGCCTCGCTGCCCTCTACCCCCGCCGACTCCCTCCCCGAGGTGTATGTGGCCGCGGGCAACTCCACCGTCGTGGCCTTCAACGGCCCCCTGGACAAGAACAGCCTCATGGTGGACCGGACCCGCTTCCGGTGGGTGGACGTGGGCGACAACACCCTCGTCCTGGAGCCCATTGCGGACCTGAGTCCCGGCGAGCGGCTCATCCTTCAGGTGGGGTTCAAGGACAAGGCCCTGCCCGCCAAGGCCGTCCTCGCCGTCCTCTCCAAGGCGGACGTCGTGGACGCCAAGGTGGAGGTGGACCGGCGGGCCCATACGCCCGAGGCACTGATCGCTGCCCTCACTCAGAAGGAAGCGGAGTTGGAGGAACTCAAGGCCCGGAGCACGGAGCTGGGGCCCGCCAGCCTCGTCTTCTCCGGGTGGCTCACCGAGGGAGTGCAGAAAAGGGATCTCCACGTGGGCACACCCTCACCGAGTTCCATGGGCTTGATACCCAAGCACGGCTCTGTCTACCGGGGAACCCTCTCGACGCTGGTGGTCATCTCACTCTGGAACCTGCCGGGTCAGCCGCCCTGGACGCCAGGTCAGGCGCGCATCACGGGTCTACCAGGAGCACCCGTCAAGGTGATCTCGGTTCGAATGAAGCCGGAGCAACTGGCTCCTGGTGAGCATGGGTCGCTGGTGGTCGAGGCGGTGCTGCCTCCCTTGGAGAAAACGTCCTTTGCCGTGGAAGTCCTGGACGCCAGTGGCCAGCAGCGCATCTCCTTGAACCTCGAGGCAAAGTAG
- a CDS encoding tetratricopeptide repeat protein, producing MKAFLRFGALAVGVALTASGVGEAAASKRAAKKPPAAAAKAGATSKKSTASRSASKDAATRPVSAIPGEPEEKERRNGPARVSPAAGKFADLPRIADSKKDALADKKRDEAIEGFKRLIPKIQDGTSRKADLLYRLSELYWEKSKYLYRLEMDRYLEAEKKYDAAVARGEKVEAPKEDHRDSERYRAETMSLYEDILRDYPQYELRDEVLFSQAYNLQELNRGPEAVKRYEELIRDFPKSQFVPDAYIQLGNHYFENNKLVPAKQNYEKARDTGVPKIYAYAIYKLAWCDYNSGDYEQGLQKLQEAVQFAETRGEELGDLKTEALNDLTVFFVQLDQPKEAIAYFKAKAPTKRQARLISKTAVGLADAGHFDSAIHMFRWLIEDKPMGPGAPEYQQAIVRAYEGLRQRTQVRSEMKKMVELYRPGGTWWEANTGNKTVLRNAFNVTEEAMRVMVTEYHQEAQKTRQVETYRLARDIYKEYVDTFASSKDPEFISDSAFNLRFFYAEILWTLEEWEAAAAQYDSVVAFQIPDRDSAREVSNESYRKSASFAAVLAYDKLVKIERGQLTKSDLKDGQKVDENKYKGDVEKKRIVKKDAKEQQEQPLTRFEERLVAACDVYNKLYPDNPDEVDLRYQAAVILYDRNHFVDAARRFGEIIVKYPEERRSRDAADLTMFVLESREEWYELNQLSRQFMANKKLTKPGTEFATRVAKVVEGSQYKWVDEVVYRKEKNPKKAAELFQEFVTEFPKSENADRALTYAMIIFQEAAELDRGVEAGERVLREYPDSVFNLKVRYTLAGFYEKMAEFKKAAEAYEAFVAAYDTATGNGSGAKKGKGAKKAPASKVAQSGGERQQLIQEAEAWVADALFNAGLWWEGVGASPKAIAAYSAYISRFRDRKDVPQLAFNIALVHEKDGRWESAAKAFASFADTYAKDSRTTAGQLYLAKYRELMAYRQLKSPRDMERVQGELVRGWARLSEEDKKNVSLLDAYAHARFLELESLWKRYTDIKFSRVSTIRRDLAAKQREIQKVEKEYAAVLAIGSGEWGIAALTRIGLAYSDFARNILESPDPKGLDEDQLAMYRSELENLALPLEDKSTEALEKALDKAYELSIYNEWTLAAQDQVNKYRPGAYAQVRQVPFRGSEFFATSDVAKDPGMSAAATAGAAPAAPAAAGTPTPAPATPESQSAPQSPPQGSPAPAATVGEARP from the coding sequence ATGAAGGCGTTCCTTCGTTTCGGTGCGCTGGCGGTGGGTGTAGCGCTCACCGCGAGCGGGGTGGGGGAGGCGGCAGCCTCCAAGAGGGCGGCGAAGAAGCCTCCAGCGGCGGCAGCCAAGGCGGGCGCGACGTCGAAGAAGTCCACGGCCTCCAGGTCCGCGTCCAAGGACGCCGCGACCAGGCCGGTGTCGGCCATCCCGGGTGAGCCCGAGGAGAAGGAGCGGCGCAACGGCCCCGCGCGGGTGAGCCCGGCCGCCGGCAAGTTCGCCGATCTGCCGCGCATCGCCGACAGCAAGAAGGACGCGCTGGCGGACAAGAAGCGCGACGAGGCCATCGAGGGCTTCAAGCGGCTGATCCCGAAGATCCAGGACGGCACCTCGCGCAAGGCCGACCTCTTGTACCGGCTCTCGGAGCTGTACTGGGAGAAGTCCAAGTACCTCTACCGGCTGGAGATGGACCGGTACCTGGAGGCGGAGAAGAAGTACGACGCGGCGGTGGCGCGCGGCGAGAAGGTGGAGGCCCCGAAGGAGGACCACCGCGATAGCGAGCGCTACCGCGCGGAGACGATGAGCCTCTACGAGGACATCCTGCGCGACTATCCGCAGTACGAGCTGCGTGACGAGGTGCTCTTCTCGCAGGCCTACAACCTCCAGGAGCTGAACCGCGGCCCGGAGGCGGTGAAGCGCTACGAGGAGCTGATCCGCGACTTCCCGAAGTCGCAGTTCGTCCCGGACGCGTACATCCAGCTGGGCAACCACTACTTCGAGAACAACAAGCTCGTCCCGGCCAAGCAGAACTACGAGAAGGCGCGCGACACGGGCGTGCCGAAGATCTACGCCTACGCCATCTACAAGCTGGCCTGGTGCGACTACAACAGCGGTGACTACGAGCAGGGCCTCCAGAAGCTGCAGGAGGCGGTGCAGTTCGCGGAGACGCGCGGCGAGGAGCTGGGCGACCTCAAGACGGAGGCGCTCAATGACCTGACCGTCTTCTTCGTGCAGCTCGATCAGCCCAAGGAGGCCATCGCCTACTTCAAGGCGAAGGCGCCGACGAAGCGGCAGGCGCGGCTCATCTCCAAGACGGCGGTGGGGCTGGCGGACGCCGGCCACTTCGACAGCGCGATCCACATGTTCCGCTGGCTCATCGAGGACAAGCCGATGGGGCCGGGCGCGCCCGAGTACCAGCAGGCCATCGTCCGGGCCTACGAGGGGCTGCGCCAGCGCACGCAGGTGCGCTCCGAGATGAAGAAGATGGTGGAGCTCTACCGGCCGGGCGGGACGTGGTGGGAGGCCAACACCGGCAACAAGACGGTGCTGCGCAACGCCTTCAACGTCACCGAGGAGGCCATGCGCGTGATGGTGACGGAGTACCACCAGGAGGCGCAGAAGACGCGCCAGGTGGAGACCTACCGGCTCGCGCGCGACATCTACAAGGAGTACGTGGACACGTTCGCCTCCAGCAAGGATCCGGAGTTCATCTCGGACTCGGCCTTCAACCTGCGCTTCTTCTACGCGGAGATCCTCTGGACGCTCGAGGAGTGGGAGGCGGCCGCCGCCCAGTACGACTCCGTGGTGGCGTTCCAGATCCCGGACCGCGACTCGGCGCGTGAGGTGTCCAACGAGTCCTACCGCAAGAGCGCCTCGTTCGCCGCGGTGCTGGCCTACGACAAGCTGGTGAAGATCGAGCGCGGCCAGCTCACCAAGAGCGACCTCAAGGACGGCCAGAAGGTCGACGAGAACAAGTACAAGGGCGACGTCGAGAAGAAGCGCATCGTCAAGAAGGACGCGAAGGAGCAGCAGGAGCAGCCGCTCACGCGCTTCGAGGAGCGCCTGGTCGCCGCGTGCGACGTCTACAACAAGCTCTATCCGGACAACCCGGACGAGGTGGACCTGCGCTACCAGGCGGCGGTCATCCTGTATGACCGGAACCACTTCGTGGACGCCGCGCGGCGCTTCGGAGAGATCATCGTCAAGTACCCGGAGGAGCGGCGCTCGCGGGACGCGGCGGACCTGACCATGTTCGTGCTCGAGAGCCGCGAGGAGTGGTACGAGCTCAACCAGCTGTCGCGCCAGTTCATGGCCAACAAGAAGCTGACGAAGCCGGGCACCGAGTTCGCCACCCGCGTGGCCAAGGTGGTGGAGGGCAGCCAGTACAAGTGGGTGGATGAGGTCGTCTACCGCAAGGAGAAGAACCCGAAGAAGGCCGCCGAGCTCTTCCAGGAGTTCGTCACCGAGTTCCCCAAGTCGGAGAACGCGGACCGGGCGCTCACCTACGCGATGATCATCTTCCAGGAGGCCGCCGAGCTGGATCGCGGCGTCGAGGCCGGCGAGCGCGTCCTGCGCGAGTATCCGGATAGCGTCTTCAACCTGAAGGTCCGCTACACGCTGGCCGGCTTCTACGAGAAGATGGCCGAGTTCAAGAAGGCCGCCGAGGCGTACGAGGCCTTCGTCGCCGCCTATGACACCGCCACGGGCAACGGCTCGGGCGCGAAGAAGGGCAAGGGCGCGAAGAAGGCTCCGGCGTCGAAGGTCGCCCAGAGCGGCGGCGAGCGCCAGCAGCTCATCCAGGAGGCCGAGGCGTGGGTGGCCGACGCGCTCTTCAACGCGGGCCTCTGGTGGGAGGGCGTGGGCGCCTCGCCGAAGGCCATCGCCGCCTACAGCGCGTACATCTCGCGCTTCCGGGACCGCAAGGACGTGCCGCAGCTGGCCTTCAACATCGCCCTGGTCCACGAGAAGGACGGACGCTGGGAGAGCGCGGCGAAGGCGTTTGCCTCCTTCGCGGACACGTACGCGAAGGACTCGCGCACCACCGCCGGCCAGCTCTACCTGGCGAAGTACCGCGAGCTGATGGCGTACCGGCAGCTCAAGAGCCCGCGGGACATGGAGCGCGTGCAGGGCGAGCTGGTGCGCGGCTGGGCCCGGCTCTCCGAGGAGGACAAGAAGAACGTCAGCCTGCTGGACGCCTACGCCCACGCTCGCTTCCTGGAGCTGGAGTCGCTGTGGAAGCGCTACACGGACATCAAGTTCTCGCGCGTGTCCACCATCCGGAGGGATCTGGCCGCCAAGCAGCGCGAGATCCAGAAGGTGGAGAAGGAGTACGCGGCGGTGCTGGCCATCGGCTCGGGCGAGTGGGGCATCGCGGCGCTCACCCGGATCGGGCTTGCGTACTCGGACTTCGCTCGCAACATCCTCGAGTCGCCGGATCCCAAGGGGCTGGATGAGGATCAGCTGGCCATGTACCGCAGCGAGCTCGAGAACCTGGCGCTCCCGCTCGAGGACAAGTCCACCGAGGCGCTGGAGAAGGCGCTCGACAAGGCCTACGAGCTGTCCATCTACAACGAGTGGACGCTGGCGGCGCAGGACCAGGTGAACAAGTACCGTCCGGGGGCCTACGCCCAGGTGCGGCAGGTGCCCTTCCGCGGCAGCGAGTTCTTCGCCACCTCGGACGTGGCCAAGGATCCGGGGATGTCGGCCGCCGCCACCGCGGGCGCCGCTCCCGCCGCTCCCGCCGCCGCTGGCACTCCGACGCCGGCTCCGGCGACTCCGGAGTCCCAGTCGGCTCCTCAGTCTCCTCCACAGGGCTCGCCCGCGCCCGCCGCCACGGTGGGGGAGGCCCGGCCGTGA
- a CDS encoding outer membrane beta-barrel domain-containing protein — MRTILSFAVLLSTVAGAQPAVAQAEPTVPAPGAETSIPPSVSAPSEPVARPQTPPAHEMGTTVPTEQSRPAPRAPSADEAEETEAPAPTEAAAPAPEQPASDAPVAVADVDTELRTTTPEQQRLVHGAPLYNPNVSVHIVQKKRFADEGRHEFALYPVAVQVNGRFTNHAGSALNYTYHLQENFAVQLTGQYNWYSNESGFNLELIDKVREQAQAASSLLLNWGAQAGVEVTPFYGKFAFYDNHLAQFSLIISGGAGFGGTRHLIRPEVDNEVEGETFTVPARFGDTGTKFLGSVGGGFRIQFGDSYAVRFEVKDLVYTARVDRVDGCNLADFEKMEAARASNAPFSELALSGSCRFQKFDGVDPKTKKNYREDIILGRDLVAEPSSDVLNNVSFYAGFSILF; from the coding sequence ATGCGAACGATCCTGTCCTTCGCGGTGCTTCTGTCCACGGTCGCCGGCGCGCAGCCCGCTGTCGCGCAGGCCGAGCCCACGGTGCCCGCGCCCGGCGCCGAGACCTCCATTCCGCCCTCGGTGTCCGCGCCCTCGGAGCCCGTGGCCCGTCCTCAGACGCCGCCCGCGCACGAGATGGGGACCACCGTCCCCACGGAGCAGTCCCGCCCCGCGCCCCGAGCTCCCTCCGCCGACGAGGCCGAGGAGACCGAGGCCCCGGCGCCCACCGAGGCCGCCGCGCCCGCTCCGGAGCAGCCCGCCTCGGATGCTCCCGTGGCGGTGGCGGACGTGGACACGGAGCTGCGCACCACGACGCCGGAGCAGCAGCGGCTGGTGCACGGCGCGCCGCTCTACAACCCGAACGTCTCGGTCCACATCGTCCAGAAGAAGCGCTTCGCGGACGAGGGCAGGCACGAGTTCGCGCTCTACCCGGTGGCGGTGCAGGTGAACGGCCGCTTCACCAACCACGCGGGCAGCGCGCTCAACTACACGTACCACCTGCAGGAGAACTTCGCCGTCCAGCTCACGGGCCAGTACAACTGGTACTCCAACGAGAGCGGCTTCAACCTGGAGCTGATCGACAAGGTGCGCGAGCAGGCGCAGGCGGCCTCCTCGCTGCTGCTGAACTGGGGCGCGCAGGCCGGCGTCGAGGTGACGCCGTTCTATGGAAAGTTCGCCTTCTACGACAACCACCTGGCGCAGTTCAGCCTCATCATCAGCGGCGGCGCGGGCTTCGGCGGCACGCGGCACCTGATCCGCCCGGAGGTGGACAACGAGGTGGAGGGCGAGACGTTCACCGTCCCGGCCCGCTTCGGCGACACGGGCACCAAGTTCCTGGGCTCGGTGGGCGGAGGCTTCCGCATCCAGTTCGGCGACTCCTACGCCGTGCGCTTCGAGGTGAAGGATCTCGTCTACACCGCGCGCGTGGATCGGGTGGACGGCTGCAACCTGGCCGACTTCGAGAAGATGGAGGCCGCGCGCGCCAGCAACGCCCCGTTCTCCGAGCTGGCGCTCAGCGGCAGCTGCCGGTTCCAGAAGTTCGACGGCGTGGACCCCAAGACGAAGAAGAACTACCGCGAGGACATCATCCTCGGGAGGGACCTGGTGGCCGAGCCCTCCTCGGACGTCCTCAACAACGTGAGCTTCTACGCCGGCTTCTCGATCCTCTTCTGA
- a CDS encoding ADP-ribosylglycohydrolase family protein, with protein MSLDANERAALSLMGLSVGDAFGDQFFRFAEQEERLVAERMAPPGPWPYTDDTEMALSVVAMLRRHGRIEQDPLALDFARGYDPSRGYGPAMHRVLNALREGQPWAEVTRREFSGQGSWGNGAAMRVGPLGAYFAEDLHAVVEQARRSAEVTHAHPEALAGAIAVAVAAALAWNCRLESPRPGRAGFLDRLLPFVPASDVHSRLRKARDLPANSSVPFAVSVLGNGTNLSAQDTVPFALWCAGERLDDFEQALWLTVSGGGDRDTTCAIVGSIVVLACGAESIPSAWLTAREPLPNASER; from the coding sequence ATGAGCCTGGACGCGAACGAGCGCGCGGCGCTGTCCCTGATGGGCCTCTCCGTAGGAGACGCCTTCGGCGATCAGTTCTTCCGCTTCGCGGAGCAGGAGGAACGGCTCGTCGCCGAGCGCATGGCTCCTCCCGGGCCGTGGCCCTACACGGATGACACGGAGATGGCGCTGTCGGTGGTCGCCATGCTGAGGCGGCACGGGAGAATCGAGCAGGACCCGCTCGCGCTCGATTTCGCCCGTGGCTATGACCCCTCGCGCGGCTATGGCCCCGCGATGCACCGGGTCCTCAACGCCCTGCGTGAAGGACAGCCGTGGGCGGAGGTCACGCGGCGCGAGTTCTCGGGGCAGGGGTCCTGGGGCAATGGGGCGGCCATGCGTGTGGGCCCCTTGGGGGCCTACTTCGCGGAAGACCTGCACGCCGTCGTCGAGCAGGCTCGCCGCTCCGCCGAAGTCACCCACGCACATCCCGAGGCGCTCGCGGGCGCCATCGCCGTCGCCGTCGCGGCGGCACTGGCCTGGAACTGCCGCCTGGAGAGTCCGCGGCCTGGCCGCGCCGGTTTCCTGGACCGCCTGCTGCCCTTCGTCCCCGCCAGCGATGTCCACAGCCGGTTACGCAAGGCGCGGGATCTGCCCGCGAACTCCAGCGTCCCCTTCGCCGTGAGCGTGCTCGGCAATGGCACCAACCTGTCCGCGCAGGACACGGTGCCCTTCGCGCTCTGGTGCGCGGGCGAGCGGCTCGACGACTTCGAACAGGCCCTCTGGCTCACGGTCAGCGGAGGCGGAGACCGGGACACCACGTGCGCCATCGTGGGAAGCATCGTGGTGCTCGCTTGCGGTGCCGAGAGCATTCCCTCGGCCTGGCTCACTGCCCGGGAGCCATTGCCCAACGCCAGCGAGCGGTGA
- a CDS encoding outer membrane beta-barrel domain-containing protein produces the protein MLTVRSLRVLTTMILALTALNAAGQQEQLLEPAVVRNRLYRPAGNLEFSPSVGVSMLTYLTAHYTLDVGVAYNLFDTIAVEGRAGYAFSRQTGLARSISESFLGRDDKKVTDELQDLWRMNLHGIFGVRWAPVYGKLSLLAEVPAHFQVYLWGGGGMASFQRQSLIQCSQVVNRDLGICDDRTDPLDRSTSSENFWVKESRVAPVVSAAVGFRFFAFERHGVKFELRDWVFRDAYRVELSRDDWEAGRETGTPAASPGFTHLVQFDIGYTFLF, from the coding sequence ATGTTGACCGTCCGTTCACTTCGCGTGCTCACCACGATGATCCTGGCCCTGACGGCCCTGAACGCCGCCGGGCAGCAGGAGCAGCTCCTCGAGCCAGCCGTCGTCCGCAACCGCCTCTACCGGCCCGCGGGCAACCTGGAGTTCTCACCCAGCGTGGGCGTCTCGATGCTCACCTACCTCACCGCCCACTACACGCTCGACGTGGGGGTGGCCTACAACCTCTTCGACACCATCGCCGTGGAAGGCCGCGCCGGCTACGCCTTCAGCCGGCAGACGGGCCTGGCCCGCTCCATCTCCGAGAGCTTCCTCGGCCGCGACGACAAGAAGGTCACCGACGAGCTCCAGGACCTGTGGCGGATGAACCTCCACGGCATCTTCGGCGTGCGCTGGGCTCCCGTGTACGGGAAGCTCTCGCTGCTGGCCGAGGTCCCCGCGCACTTCCAGGTGTACCTGTGGGGCGGCGGCGGGATGGCCTCGTTCCAGCGCCAGTCGCTGATCCAGTGCTCCCAGGTGGTGAACCGGGACCTGGGCATCTGCGACGACCGCACCGATCCGCTCGATCGCTCCACCTCCTCCGAGAACTTCTGGGTGAAGGAGTCGCGGGTGGCTCCGGTGGTGAGCGCGGCGGTGGGCTTCCGGTTCTTCGCCTTCGAGCGGCACGGCGTGAAGTTCGAGCTGCGGGACTGGGTGTTCCGCGACGCCTACCGCGTGGAGCTGTCTCGGGATGACTGGGAGGCGGGCCGCGAGACGGGCACGCCCGCCGCGAGCCCGGGCTTCACGCACCTGGTCCAGTTCGACATCGGCTACACCTTCCTCTTCTAA
- a CDS encoding tetratricopeptide repeat protein, translated as MSRLLALVAIALVPLTASAQDAGAYNRALAAFNAGDLDTAAPLFFEASEGGSDPETKGKAEYYLAQTFAKKGLPVSAFVTYAAIIKEGPKHPSYLKAVEGLVDMQQQLDEQNLIPSLLNQAYTDEVRDQWVTLPREVLARINYLVGTISHRRGRFEEARSLLEAVPSESRVYAKAQYLLGIVLADPRFPGRPGEAETLDKAALAAFQKVLSQKGEQAERQLELKETRELAMLGLGRLHYGRGEYKEASDAYEGVPRYSRYWDQALFENGFSRFQNEDFGGALGSLQALHAPQFAGAFQPESWILKATVYYYSCLFDEVKTTLAAYDEVYGPMAQQLQPFVGEDMELIPAFNLVSAAENRRLPRPVYLWIRNNERVREVMRVLANVDAEKRSIAGMSSWKGSALATQTMAALEDVRNTLLQVGGTLAKSRLREAADNLRTFSDQAEIIRVQTALDQKDLLQAGVDQKALLTRQSLYRPAMPGAAWNYWKFQGEFWIDEIGYYQYTLKRGCPAKPAQERSELGAR; from the coding sequence ATGTCCCGACTGCTCGCACTCGTCGCCATCGCCCTGGTTCCGCTCACGGCGTCCGCCCAGGACGCGGGCGCCTACAACCGCGCGCTCGCCGCCTTCAACGCGGGGGATCTCGACACGGCCGCGCCGCTCTTCTTCGAGGCCTCCGAGGGTGGCTCGGATCCGGAGACGAAGGGCAAGGCCGAGTACTACCTGGCGCAGACCTTCGCGAAGAAGGGGCTCCCGGTGAGCGCCTTCGTCACCTATGCGGCCATCATCAAGGAAGGCCCCAAGCACCCCTCGTACCTCAAGGCGGTGGAGGGGCTCGTCGACATGCAGCAGCAGCTGGACGAGCAGAACCTGATCCCCAGCCTCCTGAACCAGGCCTACACGGACGAGGTGAGGGATCAGTGGGTGACGCTGCCCCGCGAGGTGCTCGCGCGCATCAACTACCTGGTGGGCACCATCAGCCACCGCCGCGGCCGCTTCGAGGAGGCGCGCTCGCTGCTGGAGGCCGTGCCGTCCGAGAGCCGCGTCTACGCCAAGGCGCAGTACCTGCTGGGCATCGTCCTGGCGGATCCGCGCTTCCCGGGCCGTCCGGGCGAGGCCGAGACGCTGGACAAGGCCGCGCTGGCCGCCTTCCAGAAGGTGCTGAGCCAGAAGGGCGAGCAGGCCGAGCGGCAGCTCGAGCTCAAGGAGACGCGAGAGCTGGCGATGCTGGGGCTCGGGCGCCTGCACTACGGCCGCGGGGAGTACAAGGAGGCGAGCGACGCCTACGAGGGCGTGCCGCGCTACTCGCGCTACTGGGACCAGGCCCTCTTCGAGAACGGCTTCTCCCGCTTCCAGAACGAGGACTTCGGCGGAGCGCTCGGCAGCCTCCAGGCGCTGCATGCGCCCCAGTTCGCCGGTGCCTTCCAGCCCGAGTCGTGGATCCTCAAGGCGACCGTCTACTACTACAGCTGCCTCTTCGACGAGGTGAAGACGACGCTGGCCGCGTATGACGAGGTGTACGGGCCCATGGCGCAGCAGCTCCAGCCCTTCGTGGGCGAGGACATGGAGTTGATCCCGGCCTTCAACCTGGTGTCCGCCGCGGAGAACCGGCGGCTGCCGCGCCCCGTCTACCTGTGGATCCGCAACAACGAGCGCGTCCGCGAGGTGATGCGGGTGCTGGCCAACGTGGACGCGGAGAAGCGGTCCATCGCTGGGATGTCTTCCTGGAAGGGTAGCGCGCTGGCGACGCAGACGATGGCGGCGCTGGAGGATGTGCGCAACACGCTGCTCCAGGTGGGCGGCACGCTGGCCAAGAGCCGCCTGCGCGAGGCGGCCGACAACCTGCGCACCTTCTCGGACCAGGCGGAGATCATCCGCGTGCAGACGGCGCTCGATCAGAAGGATCTGCTCCAGGCCGGCGTGGACCAGAAGGCACTGCTCACCCGGCAGTCGCTCTACCGGCCCGCCATGCCCGGGGCCGCCTGGAACTACTGGAAGTTCCAGGGCGAGTTCTGGATCGACGAGATCGGCTACTACCAGTACACCCTCAAGCGGGGGTGTCCGGCGAAGCCGGCCCAGGAGCGCTCCGAGCTGGGCGCGCGATAG